The genomic stretch GCAGGGCGCCGTATGGCGCCTTCCTTCCGTCACCTGAACCCGAGAGAATCTAGAACCTGTGTCTTATACCGATTCTCGCGGTAGACTGATTTTTGCCGCTCGAAGGTGTGAGCGTTGTGAGGTCTGCTACGGCCGGCCCGCCGGTCGACGCGGTTCCGCTCGCATGCTGAAAAGCGGCTATTGTGTAGAGGTCCGTGCGTTTTGACAGGAAATAGTCAGCTCCGATTGAGGCGGTCTGATACGTTGCTCCATTCGAAGTTCCGGTCGCGTTCTGGCGTAGATAATCGTACGCTACTCCGATCGAAAGGTCTGCCGCAGCCAGGTATCGAAGATTACCTTCAATACTGTTGAAGGTCACAGAGCCTCGATATCCCTTGGGGTTTGGACCTGCACTTGTGTCCCCAAGTCCGGAAAGCCTGACATTTGAGAATGCGCCGCCAATTGTGACATTGCTGACGTTATAGGCCGCGCCAAGAGCTAGGTTCTGGTAGCTGTGCGCCGAGAGAAAACCAGCAATGACCGGCGATGGATTGTTTGCTGTGGCCGCTGACGGCGTGCCTGTCGTGCTGTTTCCAAAGAAGCTCAGATTTGGCTGCCGCACATTGAGGTACGCTGCGCCGACAGACAGTGGGCCGCGCGAGAATCCGGCTCCAAGAGACCAGATCTGATTTCGTGTTACGTCTCCCGCAACACCTCCGAAGCTATACATACCGCCAAAGCGGAACCCGTTGATGACGCGGCTGGCGTATTTGATTGCGTTATTCGTTCGATAGGAATTGACCAGGTTGTCGAGGTCGCCGCCGTGAGCCATCGTAATACCCGCCCACTGGGTGGCTGATACAAACGAGCCGACATAGTCGACAACGGAGTCGTATTGACGACCAAAGGTTACCGTCCCAACCGGATTGGACAGACCAACATAGACCTGGCGGCCGAACTCAAGCCCACCTTGGGAAAACTTTCCGGACGTCGGATCGAATCCGTTTTCAAGCACAAACACGGCTTTCGACCCGCCTCCGAGATCTTCGGTGCCTCGAAGACCCCAGCGGCTCGGCTGAAGTCCGTTGGCTTGCAACGCTACCTGGGAGTGCCCCGCCCCGGCCGCCGTGTGCACACTGTTGACCCAACTAACTGCCTCGTCAATGATCCCATACAGAGTCACGCTGCTTTGTGCAAACACCGAGCCAGTTGCCAGCGAGATTGCGGTACCGACACCTACATAGATGGCTTTTTTCATGGTCTCCTCGCCCGTCGCGAAATCGTTACTGTGTTTCTCATCCTTGAGTGCCCACGAGTGAGATGGATTAGTAGCTCAGGCGCCAGGCAATTCGTAACAGTAGGACTGCGAACAATACGAATTGTGAATTTATAATGTAAAACGACTTGATCGGCGGCTACCGAGTGACGGCCGATGAAAATCGGACAAGGGCTAGAAGCCGTATAGCGTTGCCGGGTTGCCAACTAGAATGCGATGGCGCTGTGTCTCATCCGGAATCCACGCCATTAACTGATCCAGCAGGTCTGTGGTGTTGGGCATAGATCCCTTGAATGCCACGTGAGGCCAGTCGCTGCCCCATACAAGACGGTCGGGATTTGCCGCAACGAGTTTTTCAACGAACGGCATCATGTCTTCATAGGGAGGAGCCTTGGATACGCGGTACGCGCCGGAGAGCTTTACCCAGCATCGCCCGGTTTCCAATAGCCGCAACAGAGCAGCGAAGCCGCGCTGTTCAAGGCCGCCGGCGGGGTGAATTGATCCGATATGGTCGATAACAAGATCTGTGGCCAAGTTCTCGAGGGCTTTTTCCATCTCGACGAGTGCGTTGCCACTGCCGTCATTCATCACATGGAGCTGGACATGCCAGCCGAACTCCGCAATGCGCTTCGCCAGTTCAGGCATCTCCGCGATGGGCGCCGCGCCCGCGTGTCCGATGGTGTATCGGACGCCTCGAACTCCCGCTTTGTGCATACGGTCGAGTTCAGTCGGGCTCACGTCTGAGCGCAGGGACGCAATCATGCGCGCGGGCCGCCCAACTTCCTTCAGCGCAGTCAGATGCCTGCTATTGTCTGTTCCATATCCGCTGGGTTGAACCAGTACAACTCGTTGGATTCCAAGCATATCCAGCAAGTCGGAGAGTGAGGACGGCAGTGCCTCGGGAACGTCGAACGCCCGAGTGGCTGCGACTGGGAACGCATTGTTTGGGCCGTAGACGTGAACATGACAATCGGTGGCGCCGGCTGGGCACAAAAGGGCGGGTCGGCGAGGATTCGCGTTTGGTGGTTGGCACAGTTCGATCATATGAGTTCCATTTCAATCGTTGCCCGCATCTTGGTTTCAAGCGTGCTGGCATATTTCACGGGTCAATGTCGGGTTGTGGGTTGGCGTCTTCCCGCAGACCCGCGCAGCTGGTTATTCGAACCAGAGATCTTGCTCGAGGATTACCGGGACTTCTTTGTTCTTTTCGGAAAAACCGTCAAATGGTGCGCCGTGTTCGTCGACACGAGCTAGCACGTCTGTCGACGGATCAATCGCCGCGCCGACTCTCAGCATGACCAACTGCTCACCCTCGTTTGCGTGGAACGAATAAAGAGCGCCACACGGAATCAGGACACAGTCATTTTTTTCGACAATACGTTCTTCACCGCGAGGACCAAAAAAAGTAGCACCGCCCTGAAGCACCACGAACAGGTGGTCTTCGTTCGAGTGAGCGTGAATCTCGTTTTCGCCGCCGCTCGCGTACGTTTTGAGAACGACGTTCATCTGGGTTGACGCGCCGAGAACCTGATTAGTCCGCCCCTGTTTTGGCAATCGTGCCCGCATATGGAAAAAACTTGGAGTCTTGCGCTGTGCCATCTGGGCGATCGCGTCGCGCCACTCCTTTCCGCTGTTTGCAATTGGAGCAACTTCGCGTTCTGCTATCGTTGACTGCATGATGCCTCCATCTATGGATTTATATGAAATCGGCGCATCGAAATGGCTGCTGGAATGACGCGCCGAAGGTTGGGCTAAATCGTGAACAGCTTTCCAGCACCAGTTATTTTTTCGTCGACGCCAACATTTCGAAGTGCGTGCCAGGCCATCGTCTGGTTGCTTGTCAGCACGGGTCGGCCCAGTTCGCGTTCTAGTTCGTCGACGACTTCGATGGACCGTATTGCAGTGCAACTCAGGAAGTAGGCGTCCGCGTCGTCACGTCTGGCTGTCCTCGCAAGATCGAGCCAAACTTCGGGCGCCACGGCGTGCATTTCCTGGGGCCCTTGAATACCCAATCCGTGAAATTCGAGAACCTCGATTTGGTGGTGGGCCAGAAAGTTGATCTCCCTCCTGTTGATTTCGTCGATGTAGGGACTCAGCAATACGATTTTTTTTGCCCGAAAGTTCTTGAAAGCCGAGATCAGGGATTTCGCCGTTGTTATCGCAGGTATGCCTGTCGCACGTTCGATTCGCTCACAAAGGCGGGAATCCATTTCCGGCTCCCAGGTTGAAACCGCCGTGCAATGAAAGACGATGAGATTCGGTTGCGTGTCTTTTAGAAGCAAAGCCCCCTGTTCGACTTCTGATGCCATGCTTAGCAGTTGACTGCTTCCGCTTCCCGTAAGAGGTAGACGTGTGGTATGGAGGGACACACCCGACGGCATGAGCGATGTGAGTTCAGCCTCGGCCGCGATGTTTCCGGACGGAAGCAGCACCCCGAGACGGGCACGCAGCCCATAGTTAGCTGTTCGACGGTGCATTCAGAGCCCCTGTGCGCCGAGAAGAATGCGTTGCTCAATCTCCTGATAGCGCGCTGGGTCCTGGACTCGTCGGCTAAGTAGCGACGCAACAATGCTGACCGCGAAGCTCAACGGAACGCAGAAAATCGCCGGATTTCGAAGAGGCAAGAGTGCGGAATGATGCTTCAGGACATCGACCTGTATCGTCGGCGAGAAGTAGATGAACAGCAGACTTGAGATCAGGCCCACCATCATTCCCCATACAGCGCCGGTGACTGTGTAGCGCTTCCAGTAGATAGCCAGAAAAATCGCGGGGAAATTTGCTCCTGCCGCGACGGCTGTCGCAAGCCCAACGAGAAACGCAACATTTTGACCTCTGAGTATCAGCCCTAAGATGATGGCAATTACCGTGAGTGCTACAGTCGCTACGCGAGCGACAAACATGGTTTGTCTCTGGGTTGCTTTGCCGCGTTTTATGACGGCGTCAAAAAGGTCGTGAGAAACAGTCGTTGCACCGGTGATTAGCAGCCCGGAAACAACCGCGAGGATAGTGGCAAATGACACCGCCGATACGAAGCCGAGGAACGAAACTCCTCCCAGCTTCTCAGCAAGCAGCGGAATTGCCATGTTTCCGCCTTTATCCATCGCAGCAATCGCCGATTGACCCACGAGTTGCATCGCGGCAAATCCAAGGATGAAGGTCAACATCAGGAAGATGCTGATGATCGTTGTGGCGACGACGAGAGACTTTCGGGCAGCGCGACCGTCAGCAACGGTGAAGAATCTCATCAAAACGTGAGGAAGACTTGCCACGCCAAGGGAGAGCGCGAGGCTAACCGAGATTCCGTCAACGGGATTCGAGATAAGTTTGCCGGGCGACAGGACGGCGGGGCCATGCGCAGCGCTCGCAGCTGCCAGAAGATTCACGGGATTGAACCCGAAGTGTGCGAGCGACATGTAGGTCATCACAATCGCTGCGAGAGACATCAACGCTGCCTTGATAATCTGTACCCAGGTGGTTGCAAGCATGCCACCGAAGATCACGTAGACAAGCATGAATGCGCCGATGATCCATATCGCG from Paraburkholderia phytofirmans OLGA172 encodes the following:
- a CDS encoding cation acetate symporter; this translates as MTVLNSGAGHANFASVLFFVVFLLSTLVITWWAARRTKTAEQFFAAGRSIGPMQNGVALAGDFVAAAGFLGISGLVSLVGFDGLIYAIGGIIGWPIMLFLFGEPLRNLGKYSFGDVLAYRLNSPNIRIVTGITTLGITVCYLVMQMVGAGELVHLLFGMEYEVAIWIIGAFMLVYVIFGGMLATTWVQIIKAALMSLAAIVMTYMSLAHFGFNPVNLLAAASAAHGPAVLSPGKLISNPVDGISVSLALSLGVASLPHVLMRFFTVADGRAARKSLVVATTIISIFLMLTFILGFAAMQLVGQSAIAAMDKGGNMAIPLLAEKLGGVSFLGFVSAVSFATILAVVSGLLITGATTVSHDLFDAVIKRGKATQRQTMFVARVATVALTVIAIILGLILRGQNVAFLVGLATAVAAGANFPAIFLAIYWKRYTVTGAVWGMMVGLISSLLFIYFSPTIQVDVLKHHSALLPLRNPAIFCVPLSFAVSIVASLLSRRVQDPARYQEIEQRILLGAQGL
- a CDS encoding cupin domain-containing protein; this encodes MQSTIAEREVAPIANSGKEWRDAIAQMAQRKTPSFFHMRARLPKQGRTNQVLGASTQMNVVLKTYASGGENEIHAHSNEDHLFVVLQGGATFFGPRGEERIVEKNDCVLIPCGALYSFHANEGEQLVMLRVGAAIDPSTDVLARVDEHGAPFDGFSEKNKEVPVILEQDLWFE
- a CDS encoding porin, translating into MKKAIYVGVGTAISLATGSVFAQSSVTLYGIIDEAVSWVNSVHTAAGAGHSQVALQANGLQPSRWGLRGTEDLGGGSKAVFVLENGFDPTSGKFSQGGLEFGRQVYVGLSNPVGTVTFGRQYDSVVDYVGSFVSATQWAGITMAHGGDLDNLVNSYRTNNAIKYASRVINGFRFGGMYSFGGVAGDVTRNQIWSLGAGFSRGPLSVGAAYLNVRQPNLSFFGNSTTGTPSAATANNPSPVIAGFLSAHSYQNLALGAAYNVSNVTIGGAFSNVRLSGLGDTSAGPNPKGYRGSVTFNSIEGNLRYLAAADLSIGVAYDYLRQNATGTSNGATYQTASIGADYFLSKRTDLYTIAAFQHASGTASTGGPAVADLTTLTPSSGKNQSTARIGIRHRF
- a CDS encoding amidohydrolase family protein; amino-acid sequence: MIELCQPPNANPRRPALLCPAGATDCHVHVYGPNNAFPVAATRAFDVPEALPSSLSDLLDMLGIQRVVLVQPSGYGTDNSRHLTALKEVGRPARMIASLRSDVSPTELDRMHKAGVRGVRYTIGHAGAAPIAEMPELAKRIAEFGWHVQLHVMNDGSGNALVEMEKALENLATDLVIDHIGSIHPAGGLEQRGFAALLRLLETGRCWVKLSGAYRVSKAPPYEDMMPFVEKLVAANPDRLVWGSDWPHVAFKGSMPNTTDLLDQLMAWIPDETQRHRILVGNPATLYGF
- a CDS encoding aspartate/glutamate racemase family protein — encoded protein: MHRRTANYGLRARLGVLLPSGNIAAEAELTSLMPSGVSLHTTRLPLTGSGSSQLLSMASEVEQGALLLKDTQPNLIVFHCTAVSTWEPEMDSRLCERIERATGIPAITTAKSLISAFKNFRAKKIVLLSPYIDEINRREINFLAHHQIEVLEFHGLGIQGPQEMHAVAPEVWLDLARTARRDDADAYFLSCTAIRSIEVVDELERELGRPVLTSNQTMAWHALRNVGVDEKITGAGKLFTI